The following are from one region of the Nymphaea colorata isolate Beijing-Zhang1983 chromosome 7, ASM883128v2, whole genome shotgun sequence genome:
- the LOC116257610 gene encoding ras-related protein RABA2a: MARRLEEEYDYLFKIVLIGDSGVGKSNLLSRFTRNEFCLESKSTIGVEFATRTLQVEGRTVKAQIWDTAGQERYRAITSAYYRGALGALLVYDVTKPTTFENVGRWLKELRDHADSNIVIMLIGNKTDLKHLRAVATEDAQTFSEKEGLSFLETSALEATNVEKAFQTILSEIYRIISKKSISSDEPGASTASAAGIKEGKTIVVAANQEPATKKACCSS, from the exons ATGGCGAGGAGGCTCGAGGAGGAGTACGACTACCTGTTCAAGATCGTTCTGATCGGCGACTCCGGCGTAGGCAAGTCCAACCTTCTGTCGAGGTTCACGCGGAACGAGTTCTGCCTGGAGTCCAAGTCCACCATCGGCGTCGAGTTCGCCACCCGCACCCTCCAG GTTGAAGGAAGGACTGTCAAAGCTCAAATATGGGACACAGCTGGCCAAGAACGATACCGTGCAATTACCAGTGCATATTATCGTGGTGCTCTTGGTGCACTTCTTGTTTATGATGTGACTAAACCAACCACCTTTGAGAATGTTGGCCGGTGGTTGAAGGAGCTTCGTGATCATGCTGATTCTAACATTGTCATCATGCTCATTGGTAACAAAACTGACCTCAAACATCTTCGTGCTGTTGCTACTGAAGATGCACAGACGTTTTCTGAGAAAGAAGGTTTGTCATTCTTGGAGACATCTGCTCTTGAGGCAACAAATGTTGAGAAGGCTTTCCAGACAATCCTCTCAGAAATATACAGGATCATAAGTAAGAAATCTATTTCCTCAGATGAGCCTGGTGCATCCACTGCATCAGCTGCAGGcataaaagaaggaaagacTATTGTTGTCGCTGCCAACCAAGAGCCTGCCACAAAGAAAGCATGCTGTTCTTCGTGA
- the LOC116257528 gene encoding ras-related protein RABD1, which produces MSNEYDYLFKLLLIGDSSVGKSCLLLRFADDSYVDSYISTIGVDFKIRTVELDGKTIKLQIWDTAGQERFRTITSSYYRGAHGIIIVYDVTEQESFNNVKQWLNEIDRYASDSVCKLLVGNKCDLVDNKVVETSTAKAFADELGIPFLETSAKDSINVEQAFLTMAGEIKKRMGTQTSANKSGPSSVQIKGQPIQQTSNCCS; this is translated from the exons ATGAGCAACGAATA cGATTACCTCTTCAAGCTCCTGCTGATCGGAGACTCTTCTGTCGGGAAGTCTTGTCTTCTGCTCAGATTCGCG GATGATTCGTATGTGGACAGCTATATCAGCACGATTGGTGTGGATTTC AAAATCAGAACTGTGGAACTGGATGGGAAAACGATCAAGCTTCAGATT TGGGATACTGCAGGACAGGAACGGTTTAGGACCATAACCAGCAGCTACTATAGAGGGGCTCATGGAATCATT ATTGTTTATGATGTTACCGAGCAAGAGAGTTTTAATAATGTCAAGCAATGGCTCAATGAGATTGATAGATATGCAAGTGATTCTGTATGCAAGCTTCTTGTTGGAAACAAATGTGATTTGGTTGACAACAAGGTTGTTGAAACAAGCACCGCGAAg GCCTTTGCTGATGAGCTTGGAATTCCCTTTCTTGAAACAAGTGCCAAAGACTCAATTAACGTTGAGCAGGCCTTCCTAACAATGGCTGGTGAAATCAAGAAGAG aatggGAACTCAGACTAGTGCAAACAAGAGTGGCCCAAGTTCTGTTCAGATCAAAGGGCAGCCAATTCAGCAAACAAGCAACTGTTGCAGTTGA
- the LOC116257527 gene encoding glucuronoxylan 4-O-methyltransferase 2, with product MGLFRSKPNSSSLNTKLLLLSLFLAFLLFIALRSNFSFSSPTPTSPRTATEAEATDISSSSSSSSPSSSSAPATLTESSSATTSLISSSPEEKTECPPPTDQPCTKLPASVMEVLVHYATSNITPQQTLKEVSVTSNVLQKKGPCNFLVFGLGRDSLLWSTLNHGGRTAFLEEDESWIRMVTKERPGLEVYHVGYDTKVSDADELLKLGLQEECTSVTDPRESGCRLSLKGLPDQIYEVQWDLIMVDAPTGYHENAPGRMTAIYTAGLMARNRKDGGSTDVFVHDVNRAVEDKYSMAFLCEWYMKQQEGRLRHFTIPSQRTNLGSFCP from the coding sequence ATGGGTCTCTTCAGATCCAAACCCAACTCCTCTTCTCTCAACACCAAGCTCCTgctcctctccctcttccttgcTTTCCTCCTCTTCATTGCTCTCAGATCAAACTTCTCATTCTCCTCCCCGACACCAACATCCCCAAGAACAGCCACAGAAGCAGAAGCAACAGacatatcatcatcatcttcttcttcttctccttcttcttcttcagcaccGGCAACATTAACAGAGTCATCATCTGCAACAACATCATTGATCTCGTCATCGCCAGAAGAGAAAACAGAGTGCCCCCCACCAACTGATCAGCCATGCACCAAGCTCCCGGCCTCGGTGATGGAGGTCCTCGTTCACTACGCCACCTCCAACATAACCCCGCAGCAGACCCTCAAGGAGGTGTCCGTCACCTCCAACGTCCTCCAGAAGAAGGGCCCCTGCAACTTCCTGGTCTTCGGCCTCGGTCGCGACAGCCTCCTCTGGAGCACCCTCAACCATGGCGGCCGCACCGCCTTCCTGGAGGAAGACGAGTCCTGGATACGGATGGTCACGAAGGAGCGGCCCGGTCTGGAGGTGTACCACGTCGGGTACGACACCAAGGTGAGCGACGCCGACGAGCTTCTGAAACTGGGGCTCCAGGAAGAGTGCACCTCTGTGACAGACCCCAGAGAATCTGGTTGCAGGCTTTCCCTGAAGGGTCTCCCTGATCAGATCTATGAGGTGCAGTGGGACTTGATCATGGTGGACGCCCCAACTGGGTACCACGAGAACGCACCGGGGAGGATGACCGCCATTTACACGGCTGGTCTGATGGCCAGGAACAGGAAAGATGGCGGATCCACAGACGTGTTTGTCCATGATGTGAACAGGGCTGTGGAAGACAAGTACTCCATGGCCTTTCTCTGCGAGTGGTACATGAAGCAACAGGAGGGCAGACTCAGGCACTTCACCATCCCCAGCCAGAGGACCAATCTGGGGAGCTTCtgtccttga